Below is a window of Nocardia asteroides DNA.
GGGTTGGTGAGGACGGAGATGATCGGCTGTTCGACGTCGCCGGGGACGATCGAGGCGGTGCCGAGGATGGCGACGCGTTTGGTGAAGTCGCCGGGGATGACGATGGCGCCGTACACCTCGCCGTTGCGCAGCTGGCGCTGGGCTTCGTTGAGGCCGACGGGGCGCAGGTCGATCTTGTCGGCGGGGATGTTGTCACGCAGCGCGGTGGTGATCTGCTCGCCGAGGTTGGTCGGGGTGCCCGCGAGGGTGTCGCCGACGTCCTGGTTGACGACGGCGATCGGGAAGTCGTGCAGGTGCTTCTCGGGGTCGGCGGTGTAGCCGAGGTACATGGTGCCCAGGAGTGCGGCCAGCACGGTGACCAGGGTGATCGGTGCCAACCACTCGCGGATCGGCATGCTGCTCGGTGGGCGTCGCGGCGCGGTGTCGTCAGTCATGGCACCGTCAATGTAGTCACCGACTACAAAGTAGTCAATGCAAACATTGGGGACGCGTCGGATATCCTGCTTGCACCATGTCCCTGCACTCGCGCTATCACCACGGAGATCTGCGCGCCGCCCTGCTGCAGCACGCCGAGACGGCCTTGCGCACGGTCGGCGCGGACGGTCTGTCGCTGCGTCAGCTGGCCCGCGACACCGGCGTCAGCCATGCGGCGCCGAGCCGGCATTTCCGGGACAAGCAGGCACTGCTGGACGCGTTGGCGGTCACCGGGCTGGAGCGCCTCGGCGCCTGCTTCGCGGCGGCGTCGACGGACGGGCCGATCACCGCGCGCCTGCAGGCGTTCGCGCGCGCGTATCTGCGCTTCGCCGTCGACAATCCCGAGCTGCTCCCCCTGATGTTCGCGCGCAGGCACAGTTCGGGCTCACCCGAGATCCAGGAGGCGGCCGATCGGGCGTTCGCGGTACCCGTCGCGCTGATCGCGGAGGGTCAGGCGACGGGCGAGATCGTCCCCGGGGATCCCAAGCGCATCGGGGTGACCGCGCTGGCCGCGCTACAGGGTCTGGCGACGTTCGTCGGCTCGGGCTACACCGCGGACTACGACGCCGCCGAGTTGCTCGACGATCTGGTCGCGCACATGACGCTGGGGCTGCTCCCCCGCGTGTGAGCGCCGCTAGTTGGTGCCGGCGAGGATGACGGGCCGGTCGTTGCGCGGCTGGGTGGGCCGGTTGCTGTGCGGGAACAGCCGGCGATAGCGGTCGACGTCGGCGACCGCGACGGGACTCGGTTCGCGCAGCACGATCCACGCGACGCCTTCGGTGCACGGCGGCGTGGTGAGGGAGCCTTCGTAGCGGAACTGGGCGCGGTTGTCGGGCAGGAAGGCGCGCGGGTCGATGTTGCTCAGGGTGCGGGTGGCGCCGACGCGGTCGGGGGCCGCGGCGAGGATCGCGCTCAGTGGCGCGGGCGCCTCCTGGGCGCGCAGCAGGACCGCGAGGACAGCGAGTCGCCCGTGCGCGTCGGTGTGGACCAGGTGGAGTTCCATCGCGGTCTCCGCGCCGGCGACGGTGTGTTCGCTGGGGAGGTGGAAGTGGTACTGGGTCAGGGTGAACGAGGTGCCGTCGACGACGATCCGGTTGCCGGAGTCGGCGGGGACGCCGACCTGGATGGCGTGCCCGTTGTTGGTGAGGGTGGCGGTGCGGATGCGGCGGTAGACGATGTCGATGTCGTCGGTGGGGTGTGCCTCGCCGGCGTCGGGGAGGTCGATCGGTGATTGGGCGTGCCCGTTGCGGCAGGTGGCGTACTGCTTGCCGAGGTCGGCCCAGTGGTCGGGGCCTTCGTGGTCGTAGTCCCAGTGTGGCGCTGCTGCTGTGGGGTCGGAGCCGGCGCATCCGGCGACGGCGAGCAGGGCGAGGGCGGCGAGCGCTCCGCGACGGTTCAGGACGGCTCGACGGGTCATCGGCGGAACTCCTTGCCAGGACCGAGCGGTCGGCCCTGGTGGCCGCGCTCTGGGCGCGCACGCCGAAATCGACGAGTCACCGACCAGGTCCGGCATGTCCGTTTCGTCCCGAATATCCTTCTGGTGCAGGCGATTTCGCGTGCGGGAATCTCAGGCTAGGCCGGGGTGCGCGCCGGATTCCAGGGGTGACGGCGGCGAGATACGTCACATCACCGGCAAGGACGCGCAGACAGCGCTGCCCTCCCCCACCGACGGCGAGGGCGAGGGAGGGCAGCGGCCGGGGTCAGGCGCCGACGTAGTCGGCGAGATGCTCGCCGGTGAGGGTCGACCGGGCGGCGACGAGCTCGGCGGGAGTGCCCTGGAAGACGATCTGACCGCCGTCGTGACCGGCACCGGGACCGAGGTCGATGATCCAGTCGGCGTGCGCCATCACGGCCTGGTGGTGTTCGACGACGATGACGGACTTGCCCGCGTCGACGAGCCGATCCAGCAGCCCGAGCAGCTGTTCGACGTCGGCCAGGTGCAGGCCCGTGGTCGGTTCGTCGAGGATGTAGACCCCGCCCTTGTCGGACATGTGGGTGGCCAGCTTCAGGCGCTGGCGTTCGCCGCCGGACAGGGTGGTCAGCGGCTGGCCGATGGTGAGGTAGCCGAGGCCGACCTCGGTGAGGTGGGTGAGGATCTTGTGCGCGGCCGGGGTGCGGGCCTCCCCCTCGCCGAAGAACTCGCGTGCCTCGTCGACCGGCATGGCCAGCACGTCGCTGATGTTCTTACCCGCGAAGGTGTAGTCGAGCACCTCGGCCATGAACCGCTTGCCCTCGCACACCTCGCACACCGTGGACACCCCGGCCATCATCGCCAGGTCGGTGTAGACGACGCCGGCGCCGTTGCAGTTCGGGCACGCGCCTTCGGAGTTCGCGCTGAACAGTGCGGGTTTGGCGCCGGTGGCCTTGGCGAAGGCCTTGCGGATGTGGTCGAGCAGGCCGGTGTAGGTGGCGGGGTTGCTGCGCCGTGAGCCCTTGATCGGCGCCTGGTCGACGGAGATGACGCCCTCGTCGATCGGGATGGAGCCGTGCACGAGCGAGCTCTTGCCCGAGCCGGCGACGCCGGTGACGGCGACCAGGACGCCGAGCGGGATGTCGACGTCGACCTTGCGCAGGTTGTTGGCGACGGCGCCGCGGATCTGCAAGGCGCCCTGGTGTTCCCGCACGCTGTCCTTGACGGCGGCACGGTCGTCGAAGTGGCGGCCGGTGACGGTGTCGCTGCCGCGCAGGCCGTCGACGGTGCCTTCGAAGCAGATGGTGCCGCCCTTGGAGCCCGCGGCGGGGCCGAGGTCGACGATGTGGTCGGCGATGACGATGGTCTCGGGCTTGTGTTCGACGACCAGGACGGTGTTGCCCTTGTCGCGCAGGCGCAGCAACAGGTCGTTCATGCGCTGGATGTCGTGCGGGTGCAGGCCGGCGGTGGGCTCGTCGAAGACGTAGGTGACGTCGGTGAGCGAGGAGCCCAGGTGCCGGATCATCTTGACGCGCTGGGCCTCACCGCCGGACAGGGTGCCCGAGGGCCGCGACAGCGACAGGTAGCCGAGGCCGATCTCGACGAACGAGTCCAGGGTCTGCCGCAGCGATTCCAGCAGCGGCGCCACCGAGGGGTCTTCGATACCCTTGACCCATTCGGCGAGGTCGGTGATCTGCATGGCGCAGGCGTCGGCGATGCTGATGCCGTCGATCTTGGAGGAGCGGGCTTCGGCGCTGAGGCGGGTGCCGTCGCAGTCGGGGCAGGTGCCGAAGGTGACGGCGCGTTCGACGAAGGCGCGCACGTGCGGCTGCAGGGCTTCGACGTCCTTGGACAGCATGGATTTGCGGATCTTGGGGATCAGGCCCTCGTAGGTGAGGTTGATGCCGTCGACCTTGATCTTGGTGGGCTCCTTGTAGAGCAGGTCGGCGAGCTGTTTCTTGGTGTACTTCTTGATCGGCTTGGCGGGGTCGAAGAAGCCGCTGCCCTTGTAGATACGGCCCATCCAGCCGTCCATGCTGTAGCCGGGGATGGTGAAGGGGCCTTCGTCGAGGGATTTGTTCACGTCGTAGAGCTGGGTGAGGTCGATGTCGTTGACGGTGCCCTTGCCCTCGCAGGTGGGACACATGCCGCCGGTGACGCTGAAGCTGCGCCGTTCCTTGACGGTGACGCCGTTCTTCTCCACGGCGACGGCGCCGGAACCGCTGATGGAGGCGACGTTGAAGGAGAACGCCTGGGAGGACCCGATGTGCGGGTCGCCGAGGCGGCTGAACAGGATGCGCAGCATGGCGTTGGCGTCGGTGACGGTGCCGACGGTGGAGCGTGGGTCGGCGCCGAGGCGGGACTGGTCGACGAGGATGGCGGTGGTGAGGCCTTCCAGGACGTCGACGTCGGGGCGGGACTGGCTGGGCATGAAGCCCTGCACGAACGCGCTGTAGGTCTCGTTGATGAGGCGCTGGGATTCGGCGGCGATGGTGCCGAAGACGAGCGAGCTCTTGCCGGAGCCGGAGACGCCGGTGAAGACGGTGAGCCTGCGCTTGGGGATCTCGACGCTGATGTCGCGCAGATTGTTCACGCGCGCGCCGTGCACGCGGATCAGGTCGTGGCTGTCGGCCGGCTCCACGGTCGCGGTGCTGGTCTTCTTGGCCGTGCTCATGGGTCTCCCTAGGTCGGTCGGCGTCGCCGGACTTCGAATCTACCGGCGGGAGGGGCTAGTTGGCCTGCTGGATGCGGACCATGTTTCCGGCGGGGT
It encodes the following:
- a CDS encoding ATP-binding cassette domain-containing protein, coding for MSTAKKTSTATVEPADSHDLIRVHGARVNNLRDISVEIPKRRLTVFTGVSGSGKSSLVFGTIAAESQRLINETYSAFVQGFMPSQSRPDVDVLEGLTTAILVDQSRLGADPRSTVGTVTDANAMLRILFSRLGDPHIGSSQAFSFNVASISGSGAVAVEKNGVTVKERRSFSVTGGMCPTCEGKGTVNDIDLTQLYDVNKSLDEGPFTIPGYSMDGWMGRIYKGSGFFDPAKPIKKYTKKQLADLLYKEPTKIKVDGINLTYEGLIPKIRKSMLSKDVEALQPHVRAFVERAVTFGTCPDCDGTRLSAEARSSKIDGISIADACAMQITDLAEWVKGIEDPSVAPLLESLRQTLDSFVEIGLGYLSLSRPSGTLSGGEAQRVKMIRHLGSSLTDVTYVFDEPTAGLHPHDIQRMNDLLLRLRDKGNTVLVVEHKPETIVIADHIVDLGPAAGSKGGTICFEGTVDGLRGSDTVTGRHFDDRAAVKDSVREHQGALQIRGAVANNLRKVDVDIPLGVLVAVTGVAGSGKSSLVHGSIPIDEGVISVDQAPIKGSRRSNPATYTGLLDHIRKAFAKATGAKPALFSANSEGACPNCNGAGVVYTDLAMMAGVSTVCEVCEGKRFMAEVLDYTFAGKNISDVLAMPVDEAREFFGEGEARTPAAHKILTHLTEVGLGYLTIGQPLTTLSGGERQRLKLATHMSDKGGVYILDEPTTGLHLADVEQLLGLLDRLVDAGKSVIVVEHHQAVMAHADWIIDLGPGAGHDGGQIVFQGTPAELVAARSTLTGEHLADYVGA
- a CDS encoding carbonic anhydrase translates to MTRRAVLNRRGALAALALLAVAGCAGSDPTAAAPHWDYDHEGPDHWADLGKQYATCRNGHAQSPIDLPDAGEAHPTDDIDIVYRRIRTATLTNNGHAIQVGVPADSGNRIVVDGTSFTLTQYHFHLPSEHTVAGAETAMELHLVHTDAHGRLAVLAVLLRAQEAPAPLSAILAAAPDRVGATRTLSNIDPRAFLPDNRAQFRYEGSLTTPPCTEGVAWIVLREPSPVAVADVDRYRRLFPHSNRPTQPRNDRPVILAGTN
- a CDS encoding TetR/AcrR family transcriptional regulator, which encodes MSLHSRYHHGDLRAALLQHAETALRTVGADGLSLRQLARDTGVSHAAPSRHFRDKQALLDALAVTGLERLGACFAAASTDGPITARLQAFARAYLRFAVDNPELLPLMFARRHSSGSPEIQEAADRAFAVPVALIAEGQATGEIVPGDPKRIGVTALAALQGLATFVGSGYTADYDAAELLDDLVAHMTLGLLPRV